In Methanobacterium sp., the following proteins share a genomic window:
- a CDS encoding site-specific DNA-methyltransferase: METKHKIIFSNSSNMEKIPSKSVNLVVTSPPYPMIEMWDELFSSFNLDIKDALKRNDRMKVYSLMNKELDKVWKEVDRVMADGGIVCINIGDATRKIGDNFQLYANHAHIIRLFEEMNYQVLPMILWRKQSNKPNKFMGSGMLPPNAYVTLEHEYILIFRKSGMRKFNDSERIIRQNSAYFWEERNLWFSDIWHDLKGTSQKLNHKKLRERSAAYPFELAYRLINMYSVQGDTILDPFVGTGTTTIAAMCSARNSVGFELDMNFKETIELRIDEVKSICNELILDRLKNHIDFIKNRELENKIVKHESQHYGFKVITNQEKNILLPLLKKIENIGNNEYKATYSRDVKFELEDNKIETSVKTDKKRVNNIQSKLF, translated from the coding sequence ATGGAAACTAAACATAAAATAATCTTTTCAAATTCATCAAATATGGAAAAAATACCTTCTAAAAGTGTGAATCTGGTAGTAACATCCCCACCTTATCCAATGATAGAGATGTGGGATGAACTATTTTCATCATTTAATCTGGATATTAAAGATGCACTAAAAAGAAATGATAGAATGAAGGTTTATTCATTAATGAATAAGGAATTAGATAAAGTATGGAAGGAAGTTGACAGAGTTATGGCTGATGGTGGTATTGTTTGTATTAACATAGGGGATGCAACCAGAAAAATTGGCGATAATTTCCAGCTTTATGCTAATCATGCACATATTATCCGTTTATTTGAGGAAATGAATTATCAAGTATTACCTATGATATTATGGCGAAAACAATCTAATAAGCCTAATAAATTTATGGGTTCTGGAATGTTACCGCCGAATGCATATGTTACATTAGAACATGAATATATTTTAATTTTCCGTAAATCAGGTATGAGGAAATTTAATGATAGTGAAAGGATTATCCGCCAAAATAGTGCATATTTTTGGGAAGAGAGGAATTTATGGTTTTCAGACATCTGGCATGACTTAAAAGGAACATCACAGAAGTTAAACCATAAAAAATTAAGGGAAAGGTCAGCAGCATATCCATTTGAACTTGCATATAGATTGATTAATATGTATTCAGTTCAAGGTGACACCATTTTAGATCCATTTGTTGGTACTGGAACAACAACAATTGCTGCAATGTGTTCAGCCAGAAATTCTGTTGGATTTGAACTTGATATGAATTTTAAGGAAACTATTGAATTGAGAATTGATGAAGTTAAATCTATATGTAATGAATTAATCTTAGATAGGCTTAAAAATCATATAGATTTTATTAAGAACAGAGAATTGGAAAATAAAATAGTTAAACATGAATCTCAGCATTATGGATTTAAAGTAATTACTAATCAGGAAAAGAATATTCTTTTACCATTACTTAAAAAAATTGAGAATATAGGAAATAATGAATATAAAGCTACATATAGTAGGGATGTAAAATTTGAATTGGAAGACAATAAGATAGAAACAAGTGTAAAAACAGATAAAAAAAGAGTAAATAACATACAAAGTAAATTATTTTAA
- the fhcD gene encoding formylmethanofuran--tetrahydromethanopterin N-formyltransferase — protein sequence MKINGVEIEDTFAEAFDIQVSRMLITAETKNLAKVAATEATGYGTSVIGCPAEAGIDCYVPPEETPDGRPGYIIMICNMKKDKLDHEVMERVAMCVLTAATTAVFDALDEPDEKLKTGAKLRYFGDGYEKKLEVDGRTVFSIPIMSGDFLIEDELGMKKGVAGGNFFIMSENQPSALIAAEAAVFAIENVNNVITPFPGGIVASGSKVGSKYKFLTASTNEKMAVTLKDEVEDSEVPADVNGIYEIVIDGADEEVVKEAMKVGIEAAVKVPGVLKISAGNFGGNLGAYKINLHDLF from the coding sequence ATGAAAATAAACGGAGTAGAAATAGAAGATACATTTGCAGAGGCATTTGATATACAGGTTTCAAGAATGCTCATAACAGCAGAAACAAAAAATCTGGCCAAGGTCGCAGCCACTGAAGCTACAGGCTACGGAACATCAGTTATAGGCTGTCCTGCAGAGGCGGGAATAGACTGTTACGTTCCTCCAGAGGAAACCCCTGATGGACGACCTGGTTACATCATCATGATCTGCAACATGAAGAAAGATAAGCTCGATCATGAAGTAATGGAACGGGTGGCAATGTGTGTATTAACCGCAGCTACAACAGCAGTTTTTGATGCTCTTGATGAACCTGATGAAAAATTAAAAACTGGCGCCAAACTCCGGTATTTTGGAGACGGCTACGAGAAAAAATTAGAGGTGGATGGGAGAACTGTTTTTTCAATACCCATCATGTCTGGAGATTTCCTAATTGAGGACGAACTGGGTATGAAAAAAGGAGTGGCTGGTGGAAACTTCTTTATCATGTCAGAAAATCAGCCTTCAGCCCTTATAGCTGCAGAAGCAGCAGTATTTGCCATTGAAAATGTAAATAACGTCATAACTCCTTTTCCTGGAGGAATAGTTGCTTCTGGTTCCAAAGTGGGCTCCAAGTACAAGTTTTTAACAGCTTCCACCAATGAAAAAATGGCTGTAACTCTTAAAGACGAAGTTGAAGACAGTGAAGTTCCAGCAGATGTTAACGGTATTTATGAGATTGTTATAGACGGTGCTGACGAAGAAGTGGTTAAAGAAGCAATGAAAGTAGGAATAGAAGCTGCAGTTAAAGTTCCCGGTGTTTTAAAGATAAGTGCTGGAAACTTCGGTGGAAACCTCGGTGCATACAAAATAAACCTGCATGACCTGTTTTAA
- a CDS encoding UPF0104 family protein: protein MKHKPLILLVIAIGTLIAMILFIGPGNIENALKLANPWYVAIAIIIQLTVYGFWTWRWSINIKSVGISVKKIHIFPMLMVGLAINNLTPSARGGGEPIRGYILSKYSNSSFEKSFATVMADRGLDTFPFIVLAVITIVAAVFYLNLPDYAVYTLIIAVVVLLAVFLIAIYMSFNLEFGRKVSLWLVNIIKRFSKKDRSKLEENAQKAVHGFQKSMRTMVKDRSVMAYGLPFSFLIWILEIIRVYVIFSAFNVELSLLLIAEVFIISTLIGLIPLLPGGLGAVDGVMIILFSAAGVPPPISAAATIVERLISFWLTSIIGIALLPYFGTGVVEKITRKV, encoded by the coding sequence ATGAAACATAAACCTCTAATCCTGTTAGTAATTGCAATTGGGACTCTTATTGCCATGATTTTGTTTATAGGGCCTGGCAATATTGAAAATGCCCTTAAACTGGCCAATCCATGGTATGTTGCCATTGCAATAATTATACAATTAACTGTTTATGGTTTCTGGACATGGCGGTGGTCTATAAATATTAAATCTGTTGGTATTTCTGTTAAAAAAATACACATTTTTCCAATGCTTATGGTGGGATTGGCCATAAATAACCTGACTCCAAGTGCAAGAGGAGGTGGAGAACCCATACGTGGTTATATATTAAGTAAATATTCAAATTCTTCATTTGAAAAATCATTTGCAACAGTTATGGCTGATAGAGGTCTTGATACATTCCCATTTATAGTTTTAGCTGTTATTACAATAGTTGCTGCTGTCTTTTATTTGAATTTGCCAGATTATGCTGTATACACCCTTATAATTGCAGTTGTGGTTTTACTTGCAGTGTTCTTAATAGCGATTTACATGTCGTTTAACCTTGAATTTGGGCGTAAAGTATCATTATGGCTTGTAAACATAATAAAAAGGTTTTCTAAAAAGGACCGAAGTAAACTGGAGGAAAACGCTCAAAAAGCAGTTCACGGTTTCCAGAAAAGCATGCGTACAATGGTAAAGGACAGGAGTGTGATGGCTTATGGCCTCCCATTTTCTTTTTTAATCTGGATTTTAGAGATAATAAGGGTGTACGTAATATTTTCCGCATTTAACGTTGAACTATCTCTTTTATTGATTGCAGAAGTTTTTATAATATCAACTTTAATTGGATTAATTCCACTTCTTCCAGGCGGCTTAGGAGCAGTTGATGGAGTCATGATAATCTTATTTTCAGCTGCAGGCGTTCCCCCACCTATAAGTGCAGCTGCAACAATTGTAGAACGGTTAATATCTTTCTGGCTTACTTCAATCATAGGTATTGCTCTGCTTCCTTATTTTGGAACAGGAGTAGTTGAAAAAATCACCAGGAAAGTTTAG
- a CDS encoding CopG family transcriptional regulator, with product MSRKRVQVTFTDSQWKLIEKFRGELGDRDADIIRNIVLAWLLEKSFISSTVKNKEE from the coding sequence ATGAGCAGAAAAAGAGTTCAAGTTACATTTACAGATAGTCAATGGAAACTAATAGAAAAATTTAGGGGAGAATTAGGGGATAGGGACGCTGATATAATAAGAAATATTGTACTTGCGTGGCTATTAGAGAAATCGTTCATATCTTCAACTGTTAAGAATAAAGAGGAGTAA
- a CDS encoding MjaI family restriction endonuclease, whose protein sequence is MSQNTNLKDLKEVKLDVQEKFKEIIGDSKKFPKYTTQLINMANQNAQGTRPKVVGQMSNLIKECPTKTYEGWKQWYLETHPDAIKKAADKIMPMIVNMKEAIGLIDENMVTEWIEDLVITKTAEGLIIQEIILKHIANERGVNWQLATDEEESKNIDGYIGDTPVQIKPTTYLSKKSSVREKIDIETIYYKKTDKYLYIYTE, encoded by the coding sequence ATGAGCCAAAATACTAATCTTAAAGACCTAAAAGAAGTTAAACTTGATGTACAGGAGAAATTCAAAGAGATAATAGGGGATTCAAAGAAATTTCCCAAATATACAACGCAGCTAATTAATATGGCAAATCAAAATGCCCAAGGTACACGACCCAAAGTCGTAGGGCAAATGTCTAATTTAATCAAGGAATGCCCTACAAAAACATATGAAGGTTGGAAACAATGGTACTTAGAAACTCATCCTGATGCTATTAAAAAGGCTGCAGATAAAATTATGCCAATGATAGTCAATATGAAAGAAGCTATAGGATTAATAGATGAAAACATGGTTACTGAATGGATAGAAGACTTAGTAATTACAAAGACAGCAGAGGGTCTTATAATCCAAGAAATAATCTTAAAACACATAGCTAATGAAAGAGGAGTTAATTGGCAACTTGCAACAGATGAAGAAGAAAGTAAAAATATAGATGGATATATCGGAGATACTCCTGTTCAAATAAAGCCAACGACTTATTTATCCAAGAAATCAAGCGTTAGAGAAAAAATAGACATAGAAACAATTTATTATAAAAAAACAGATAAATATCTTTATATCTACACTGAATAA